The following DNA comes from Methylophilus sp. 5.
TGGCATCTTCTTTACTGCTGAGCTCGGCGACGTAGTCGGCTTTCCATTGCAGGCCGCCAGTAAGATAGCTGAGCTCCAAATTGCTTTGTTCGGCGCCTTTGTATTGCACTTGCGTGGTCAGTGTGGGGCGATCTTTGAGTTGGCCGGGCACATTAGGGTAAACAATGCGGCCGGGGATGCCGGTCTCAATGCGGTTGCCGATTTTGAGCACCACGCCATCTTGTGCCGAAAGTACGGTGGCGGTTTCTTGCGTCTCGGCACCGGTGCTAGGGTTGGTGCGAATGACAATCACTTGCTGGCCCACGTTTTTCTCCAGCAGTTTTTGCGGAGTGAGTAGGTCAAAATCAAAGTTTTGTTCCAGCACCTGCAGGCTGCTATTTGGCTGCAAGCTGCGCAGTAAAGCGGTTTCTGGTTTGATCTGCGCACTCACGTCGCGAAACGACAGCGTAGATAAACCATTACTGAGGCTTAGTTTGCGGTTGTCTTTTACCAGTGCCAGGTCTTCGTTGTAGATTGTGACCGCCACACTGGTTTGGTCGGATTGCGGGCTGACGGTGGCGGTTTCTGCTTGCGTGATTGACGTACTGCACAGTGAAACACTACCTAAAGAAAACAGCAGCAGGGAGCTGAGTCGCATGGTGATCCTCTCGTTGTTATTAAGCGCGTAGGCTTGAGACCCACATAACGCAACAGCCGTTCAAAAAGTTAACAAGTTGGTAGGTGAGCGTTATGGTCGTGGGTGTGATAATACATCGACGCCAGCGTGTTGCAACATGCTCACCAGCGCGATGAGTGGTAAACCAATCAATGCGTTAGGATCGTCGCCGCGCATATAGTCTAGCAGGGCGATGCCCATGCCTTCAGATTTAGCGCTGCCTGCGCAGTCGTAGGGTTGCTCCAGCCGCAAATAGGTTTCAATCTGTGTAGCCGTGAGTGTTTTAAACTTAACAAAGTAAGGCGCTATGGTCGATTGCATGTGTTGGCTGCTGCTGTCGTACAAACACAGTGCGCTGTGAAAAACGACTTCTTTGCCGCTGAGCATGGTCAGCTGTTTAACGGCGTTTTCGTGGTTGCCGGGTTTGC
Coding sequences within:
- a CDS encoding Maf family nucleotide pyrophosphatase, yielding MNKPLILASSSRYRREVLQKLHVPFECISPEIDETPLPNEPPEQTSLRLAKGKARKVAERQPHALIIGCDQVATVDGLQIGKPGNHENAVKQLTMLSGKEVVFHSALCLYDSSSQHMQSTIAPYFVKFKTLTATQIETYLRLEQPYDCAGSAKSEGMGIALLDYMRGDDPNALIGLPLIALVSMLQHAGVDVLSHPRP